In Zingiber officinale cultivar Zhangliang chromosome 3B, Zo_v1.1, whole genome shotgun sequence, a single window of DNA contains:
- the LOC121967348 gene encoding cyclic phosphodiesterase-like yields MDEAPAEAAKEVYSVWALPPGDVCDRIKRIMAALRSEFGGPRFKPHITVVGAISLAPDDALRRFRSACAALSRYPARVSAAAPGNFFFFIDPSPEVIETKSHACAHFGYDNSTPYTPHLSLLYADLPDEVKEKARQRVEELDKEIAGVTFEVAALALWKTDTEDKSLESWEPVEVYQLPPNPK; encoded by the exons ATGGACGAGGCCCCAGCTGAGGCGGCGAAGGAGGTGTACTCCGTGTGGGCCCTTCCGCCGGGAGACGTGTGTGACCGGATCAAGCGTATCATGGCCGCCCTCCGCTCCGAGTTCGGAGGCCCCAGGTTCAAGCCCCACATCACTGTGGTCGGCGCCATCTCCCTCGCGCCCGACGACGCCCTCCGCCGATTCCGATCCGCCTGCGCCGCACTCTCCCGCTACCCTGCCCGTGTCTCCGCCGCCGCCCCcggcaacttcttcttcttcatcgatCCTTCCCCCGAG GTGATCGAGACCAAATCCCACGCCTGCGCCCACTTCGGATACGACAATTCGACGC CGTATACTCCGCATTTGAGTCTCTTGTACGCGGATTTGCCGGACGAGGTGAAGGAGAAGGCTCGGCAGCGGGTGGAAGAGCTGGACAAGGAGATCGCCGGTGTCACCTTCGAGGTCGCGGCGCTCGCGCTCTGGAAGACGGACACGGAAGACAAGAGCTTGGAATCGTGGGAGCCAGTGGAGGTCTACCAGCTGCCTCCAAATCCCAAGTAA